In the Deferribacterota bacterium genome, AAATGCAATTTTTCTTGCACTTCATATTATCTATGTGGATAAGCTTTCAAGGGTGTATAATCTATTTGTATTAGTATTTATACAATTTCTTACAATGACAATACTTTTCTATATATCTTTAATTTTATCAGGTGGACCTATTATAAAAATTGATTATTCTCCTTATGCGATATTTTCGGTAACATATACGGCAGTTTTTGCATCAGTAGCTGCTTATTTAGTTCAAATTGGTTTGCAAAGGTATACAACACCCACTAAAACTGCCGTTTTATTTGCTGCAGAACCCCTTTCAGCTCCGTTTTTTTCTTATTTTATTATTGGAGAGGTTTTGCAAGTAAAACAATATATTGGAGCTTTATTGATAATAGTTGGTATTTTGGTTTCAGAGATTGGTTCTGCTAAAAGAAAAAAAGTAGAGTAGTTTTTAAGATTTAGTTTGTTTTTTTCTATATTTACAAATATATTGTATTTAATAATTTTTATATCTAGATGTTTATGGACTTAAAGAATGTATCCATATTTAATTA is a window encoding:
- a CDS encoding DMT family transporter, whose translation is GSYIIYTPIFSVLILKKKPYKSSIIGVLLAFIGLLVMTLRWNLNLSVGELYLILNAIFLALHIIYVDKLSRVYNLFVLVFIQFLTMTILFYISLILSGGPIIKIDYSPYAIFSVTYTAVFASVAAYLVQIGLQRYTTPTKTAVLFAAEPLSAPFFSYFIIGEVLQVKQYIGALLIIVGILVSEIGSAKRKKVE